The segment AGCTCGAGGGGGCTTCCTGGGCGGTGCGGCTGGGCTTGGTGGACCAGTCAGTACTGCTGTAGCGGCTGCCGCCGATGGGCGAGATGGACATGGCCTTCCTTGAGCTCAGTGGTCTCGGCTGCATCTACGGGATCGCGGGACATTGCCTCTATCGGCTCAAGATCGCGCCCGCTTGAAAGGCTCTTTTGTATACATGTCCTGCATCTGTTCGCCTTTGAACAGTCGCCGGCAGGGACCAGAGGCGCCCGTCGAAGTCAACGAGCGCAAGCCCGACGTCGACGACGCGAAGGACCTCCACGACCGACGACCGTGTCGCACTTTCCACCTTCGATGCAGCGTCGGTCTCTGTGGAGAAGGGTCCGTCAGGCGCGTCGATGACCACGATCCGGCGACCGGCTCGATGCAGTCGACTTCGACAGGGAGGGTCAGCGACGCGCTCCGGTGTCGACGGTCGTCCACAGCCTCATCTTGTCTGGGTGAGGCGTCGACGCGTCCGATCGACCACCGCTCCCCGGATCCCATCTGCGACCTCGACCTCGGAGGGGGTTGAAGCATCATGCGCGCGGGGCCCGAGGGCGTGGCGCTGACAAGGCGTCAGCGACGCGGGGGGCACGATGCTGCTTCTTGCGACGGTCGAGGCCGACTGCAGAGGAATGGGCTTAGGTGATCAAAGCAACGTCAACGGCGGCGCGGCGGCTGCTCCTCGTACCGATCTTCTTGCCGGCCATGCTCATCTTCCCCTTGCTCGACTGGCTCATGGGGAGTTGGTGGGGAGTCCTTGGGGTAGCTGCGTACGTCATCGGCGTCTTCATCTGGGTGCAGGCACCGTTCCGGCGGCGAGCACCGAGCAGTGGAAGGCGTTCACGCCGCCGCGCCGATCCGAAGGCGGGCTGAACGAGCGATTCCCGGCGCGGTGGAGGACCGCCGACCGAACAACATCGTCTGACGCTCGTCGGCCGGCACTGCCGCCCGCGATCATTTGCTCCGCCACTTCCGCCAGGCGCTTACCGCGAGGGCCCCACCGATGCCGACCACCATGAAGGCTAAGACAATGATCTTGTAGATCAGCGGCTGATGAGACTCGCCGATCGTCAGGATCGGCGCTTGAAGTAGAACTCTCACCATGGTCTCCTCCGACACGTGCGGCGGCCGCTGCCTGAGTCTCTTCCGCGTGAGCCGAACTGCGGAGCGGCGGCAACGGGTTCCCCGCTGCTTGTCTCGCACGTGGACCGGTGACCGCCCGCCTCGGCACATGTCACGGCGCGCTGGCGCCCGAAGCCCCGGTCCGTCGCAGATGGGATCGCTACCCGGACGGGTGTGGCGGAAATCGTTCAGCGCACCGCGGGCCTCGACTAGTCGATGTGACTCGCCATCCACGGCGAGTTGAGCAGCTGGAGCCGCGGTAGCGCGAAGGCTGTCCCCGGGAGGGGGCGGACCCACTGTCTCCATGGTCGTCGCCTCGCTACCGACCGTGCTGCCGAGACGGGTCGCGCGATCGTCGGTTGTCCTGGCGGTGGTTGCGCACCACGGCGTCGATCTTCGGCCCTTGTCCTCGTTGTCAGGCACTGGCGTACTGGTCACGCCCGGCGCGCTTGGCCTCGTACAGGGCAGCGTCGGCTGCTGCGTACAGCTCACGCATCCCCACCGCGTGCCGCGGCACCTGCGCCACCCCAACACTGATCGTCACTGCCAGCTGGGTTCCGTCCACCAGCTGCAGCGGGGCCGCGCGCACCGCCTGGACCAGCTCCCCAGCCCTCAGGGCGGCCACCTCTGCTGAGCAACCCGTCAGCAGCACCGCCAGCTCATCCCCGCCCATGCGGCTGACCACCGCATCGTCATGGCGCACCGAGGAGGCCAGTACCCGCGCGAGGTGGCGCAGCGCGTCGTCTCCGACCGGATGACCATGCCCGTCGTTGATGGCCTTGAAGTTATCGACGTCCACGAGGACCAGCGCCGTGCCCTGGGCCGAGGCCGCTGAGCGCAGCGACGCGGCGAGGGCGTCATCCAGCACCCGACGGGTGACCAGACCGGTCAAGGTGTCCACCGCGGCCAAGCGCGCCAGCTCAGCCCTGTCGGCTTCCTGGGCGTCCAGCAGGCGCACCAGCACAACGGCCACCACCGCCAGAGTGGTGCCAACGAACACGACGTCGGTCAGCGCCGCCGGCAGCGGCATGAAGTGGGTGGTCACCGCAAGGTCACCCAGGATGGCGGTGCTCACCGCCACAGCTGCGCCACCGGCGCGCAGTTGGGTCGCGGCGGCGATGACGGGCAGGGCCAGGAAGACCTGCACCGAGGCTGAGACGTCACCGGTGTGCCACGCCTGGGCGCAGATCAGCACGGTGCCTAGGGCTGGGACGGCGGCGAGCACCCCGACGCGGTCCAAGCGAGCAGCCTCACCGAACCAGCACCAGGCCGACACGCCCGCGGCGGCCGCGGCCACGACCCAGCTGATGCTCCGTTGCTGCGCCGTGGGAGTGGCCGGGTCGATGAAGGAGTACAGCACCAGCACGGCCGCGCCGGCTGCCAGGACGGCAGCAGCGGTGCGCGCGGCGCGCTGGGGATGACGAGCGCGCAGGGTCGTGTTCACGTGCATGTGGATGTCCTCGTCGGTCGGTGTCGGTGAGGGAGTTCGTTGCCCCGCTGACCACCCGGTGAGGTGGTCAGCGGCGCAGGCAGCTGTCCTGGGTCCGCCCGTTCGGCAGCCGCCGGGCAGGTCAGCGTCGTCCGGTGACCAGCCCGCCCACGGGTCCGCCGGCACCGGGCAGGCCCGTCACCGCTGTTTGGGACCGCTCCGGAGCCCGTGACGCTCCCGACGAGGAGCCGCCCGAGGAGCCGGACGAGCCGCTGGAGCTCTTAGGTGGTGGGTCGGTCCGCCCGCTCACGAGTCCCCCCGTGAGACCGCCGGTGAGCCTGCTGGCTGAGTCGTCTGCTTGCTTGGCGGCTCTGGAGGCGGCGTCGGCCGCGTCCTTGGCCGCCTTCCTCGCGGCCTGCTCGGCTGCCGTGCCAGCGGCGTCAGCAGGGTCAGCAGCGGCCTTCGCCTGGTCGGCCTTTCCCTTGGCCGCTTTCTCGGCTGCCGCCTTCGCCTCCTCGGCGGCCTTCCTCGCCGGTGCTGACGTGGCGGCCGGGACCTTCGATGCTCTGGGGTCCGCCGGGCGAGGCGCGCTCGGCGCTAGCACCGGCGCGGGAGACGTGCGTGGTGCAGCGGTCGAGGGCGGGGTCACCGGTAGGGTCGGGCGGTTGCCCGCGGGGCTGGAGGGGCCCGCGGGATGCTGAGGGTCGGTGGCCACCGGTGCCCCCTCGAGCGGTGATGCCGTTGGCAGCGGAGCCGCGGTCGTGGACGCTGTCGGCACGGCAGCGGTGGCCTCGACTGCGCTGGGGAGTGCGTTCGGCCCGGACGTCGGGGTGCTGGGCGCCCCGGATGCTTCGGGCTGGGTGGGGACGCTTGTCGCGCCTGCGATCGCTCCCGAGGCGGAACGGGCCCTACTGCCGGGCGCGGCGGCGGCGCCGTTCGCGGTGAGGGGGACTGTGGACTGCTGGACCACCAGCACCGCCGCACCCGGCGGCGCGGCGATGACGTCGGCGGTGGCCACCCCTCCGGTCACCCCCACCCCGGCGGCCAGGACGGCCGTCGCCGCGTGTCCACCGGCGACCTGCAGCGCCGCTCCCACCGAGGGGGCGGCCTGGGCGGGGGCGGCGACGACCACCGGCAGTGCCGCCAGGAGCGTCGCCGGACCGGCGACGCGGCGCAGCTTGGCGATGCCGACGCCGAGCAGCGCCCGCACCACCACCGGGTCGAACTGGGCCCCGGCGCACCGGGTGATCTCCGCGCGGGCCTGCTCGGCCGACATCGGCTTCTTGTACGCCCTCGCGGAGGTGATGACGTCGTAGGTGTCGGCGACCGCGATGATCCGCGCGGCGAGGTGGATGTCCTCACCCGCCAGCGCGCGGGGGTACCCCGTGCCGTCGAAGCGCTCGTGGTGCTGCTCGACCCCGTCCAGCCAGTCCCCCAGCCAGCCGCGCAGCGGCTCGACGAGCTCGCCGCCGTGGTGGGGGTGGGTCTGCAGCTGGGCCCACTCGGCCTCGCTGGGGCGGCCGGCCTTGTTGATGACCTCCACGGGGACGTGGACCTTCCCGACGTCGTGCAGCAGCGCGGCCCAGCTGAGCCGGTCGACGTCGGCGGCGGACAGGCCCATCTCCTGGCCGATGAGGGCGGCGTAGGCCTGCACCCGTTCGGCGTGGGCGCGGGTCCTGCCGTCGTGGGCGGCCAGCGTCGCGACCAGGGCCAGCACCCGTTGGCCGGAGCCCTCGCCCCCGCGCTCGGACCCCTCCAGGGCCTCGGGCGACCAGCGGCGTCGCGCCAGCGCGAAGCGGTGGGGCACGTCGTCGGGCAGCACCAGGCTCAGGCGGAGCAGCGCCGACAGCGGGGCCAGGCGGCGCAGCAGCCGCGAGCAGGCGAACAGGACCACCGAGGTGACCACGACCACGCTGACGAGCCACAGCCACACCGGCAGGCCCACCCGCGCAGGCGGCACTACCAGGGCGGCCACGGCCCCGACCACCAGGGCCAGCGCCAGGGGTCCGACGACGACGGCGGTGCGCACCGCCAGCGCCAGCCCCGGCCGGGCGCGCCGCGGCACCACGTCGGGGTCGGTGTAGTTCTGCGTCGGCCCCGGGCTGACGACCGGGCTGACGACCGGGCTGNNNNNNNNNNNNNNNNNNNNNNNNNNNNNNNNNNNNNNNNNNNNNNNNNNNNNNNNNNNNNNNNNNNNNNNNNNNNNNNNNNNNNNNNNNNNNNNNNNTGGCGACCGGGCTGGCGACCGGGCTGGCGACCGGGCTGGCGACCGGGCTGGCGACCGGGCTGGCGACCGGGCTGGCGACCGGGCTGGCGACCGGGCTGGCGACCGGGCTGGCGACCGGGCTGGCGACCGGGCTGGAGTCCTCGTCGCCGACGCGCGCAGCGAGATCAGCACTGCTGGGTGCCACTGGCTGATGGCGCCAGGGCCGGACGACCAGCACACCGACTATCACCACAAGCACCAGGGGCCCGAGAGCGATGGCAGCGCTCACCGCCAGCGCCGGGACCGGTCGAGCGCGTCGAGGCGCCACGCCCGGGTCAGCGCGCTCAAGCATCGACCAAGTGATCACGCTGACGCCTCGGCACCAGATTGGGGTCCGCTTGAGGTGGTTGCTAGGGCGTGGTCCGTTCAGCCCGCAAGGCCGCTCTGACGGCCGTCGCACGGTGGGGGGACGCCCGTCCTTTGGGATCCGGGCTTCGGCCAAGCGTCTCTGACCACCGGACGCCGCGGTGCGCGTCGTGGCGCCCGACCCTCAGGGCCGCCGACCGCCTCAGAAGGGATCACTTACCGGGCAGCTGCGAAGAGGCTCGCTCCCCGGGCGCAGCAGCGCTCGCATCACCCCACGCAGGGAGAATGCTCGCGCCGTGCGAGCAGGTCCTCGTCAAGCGCCCGAACTCGCCCAGCCGTCTTCCGGTGTGCAGACGCTGGCGGCTGTCAACTCACCCGACCCGCTGTCGATGATCCGGCGAGGGCGCGAGGTTCCGCGCCTCACTGCACCGAGGCGATGGAGGTGACGCAGGTGCTGAATGCGCTGCTGCGTCCGGCTGAGACGTTCATGAGCTCGATGACCTTCACCCGCAAGGTGCTGGTGCTTGCGGTCTGCCTGCTCGTGCCGCTCGGGGTGGCGCTGAACGCTCAGCTGTCCAGCCAGGGCAGCAACATCGCCGTCGCCGTCGCCGAGCGGGAAGGATTAGCCGTGATCCGGCCGGCGCTGCTGCTGCTCGCCGATGCCTCAGCGGCACGTCTTGCCGACGCTAGCGCGCAGGACGCCGCAACCGAGGCCGTCCAGCAGGACCTGAACGACCTGACCACCGCCCGCGCTGCCCTGTCAGCCATCAAGCGCAGCGACGACGCGCTGGCGGGCCTCTCGGCCGCAGTCAGCGCCGCCGCCAGGGAAGGCGCTCCTGCGCGCGCTGCGGCATGGGAGTCGGTGCAGCAGGCCGCGCTCGCTTACATCGAGGCGGAGAGCAGCCGGTCCCAGCTCATTCTCGATCCGGCTCTGGACTCCTACTTCGTTATGGACGCGCTCACCGCCCGGCTTCCAGCGGTGCTGGTGGGAGCCAGCGCAGGCGCCGTCCAGGTGGCAGATCTGACCTCTGTATCAGCTACCGCTGAGCGCGCAGCCGCGGCCGTGACCGCTGCAGACACCGCCCAGGCCGCCGCCGCGCTGCGCCTGGACATCGATACCGCTGAGCAGGCCACCCCGTCCGTGCGGGGCGCAGTGGAGACCCCAGTGGCAGCGGTGGTCTCTGCGGCCACGAGCCAGGCCGGCGCGGTGACCGCAACGGCTACAGACGACACCGCAGCGGCTGCAGCGCCTGCGACGGCTGCAACGGTCCAGACGCAGTCCGCCTCCTCTGCTGCGGGCACCGTTGCAGCAGGGCGAGCCGCAGTGGAGCCGCTGTCTGCCTCACTGGAGGGAATGCTCGCCCAGCGCCAGGCGAGCCTTGGCCGTGACCGGGCCGTCGCGCTGGGCATCACGGTCGCTGCGCTGGCCCTGGCGCTGTGGGTGGGCCTGGCTTTCCTGGTGGGAACACGCCGACGGTTGGGCTGCATCAACGATGTCCTCTCGGGCGTAGCCGTCACCGACTTCACGCTCTCAGCCGATGTCGGCGGCCGTGATGAGCTCACGGCCATGGCCTGCAAGCTGAACGCCGCCTCACGCGCTGTTGCTGAGGTCTTCGCCCAAATCGCCGCGCTCAGTGACCGGGCCAGAACCTCCACCACACAGCTCGGTGGACTGGCTGATGGGTTGCGCACCCGGATGGCATCGGATGCTGTCCGTGCCGAGGGGCAGGCGGCGGATGCCAGTGACGCCGCGCAGCAGGTGAGCGTCGCCACGGCGGGCAGCGGTGAGATGGTCTCGGCGATCTTGGAGATTACCCGCAGCGCTAGTCACGCCAGCACGGCCACCGACCAGGCCCGGGGCCGTGTGGAGGAGACCGGGCAGGCTGTGCAGGCGCTGGCGCGCAGCTCCCAGCAGGTCGCCGTGGTGGTCGGCCTGATCGCCTCAGTGGCGGACCAGACCAATCTGTTGGCGCTGAACGCGACTATCGAGGCGGCGCGGGCAGGTGAGTTCGGCAAGGGCTTCGCGGTGGTGGCCCAGGAAGTCAAAGAGCTGGCGCGGGTGACCGCGGGAGCCACCGGTGACATTGAGAAGCTGGTTGCTGAGTCGGAGGCTCGCGCCGCGCATGCGCAGTCGCTGATGGGGGACCTGGTGCGTCAGATCAGCCAGGCCCACCAGGCGCAGGCGGTGATCGCTGCAGCGGTGGAGGAGCAGTCGGCCACCACGAGCCAGATGAGCTCGGTCTTGACCAGCGGGGCGCAGGCGGTCTCCCGGTTGGGGTCGGCAGCGGTCGCTGCCGACGCCGCCGCACGTCGCGCCTCTCAGGACACCGACGATCTCGCTGCGGCTGCTGGGGACCTGAGGGGGGCTGTTGAGCAGCTGGATGAGGTCGCGCGGCGGGTGCGCACCTGAGGCGGACGCAGCCGGGGGCGACCAGCGCAACGGGTCATCTGCTGCCTCATACGCGGTCTCTGGCCGTACGGCTCGGTGGGACTTCAGCATGGGCCGGCCGCTACCACGGCGGCCGCTACCACGGTGGGTCTCAGGTTGAGGTGCACCAATCAACGACCGGCACCCGAGGCACCGGTACCGCGGCCGGTCCCGCACCAACAGGACCGGCCGCCTCGAACCAGAAAGGACCTGCGTTGCAGCTCATCACCCCCGCCCCCACCCAGCGCCCCACCGAGACCTTCACCGGTGAGGTGCTCATGACCCCGTTGGCGACCGGCGTGCAGCCCTCCCGCCTCGGCGTCGCTCACGTGCGCCTCGCCCCCGGCGCGCGCACGTTCTGGCACGTTCACCCGCGCGGTCAGGTGCTGCACGTCCCCGACGGCACAGCCCTGGTGGGCACCCGCGACGGTTCGGTGGTGCGCGCCCGCGCTGGTGACACCGTCGTGCGCGCCCCAGGTGAGGAGCACTGGCACGGCGCCAGCGCCGACGCCTTCGCCGCCCACCTGGCCATCTAGGAGGCGGCCCCCGTCGAGGGTGAGGACGGCAGGTGGACTCCTATCACCTGGCTCGAGCCGGTCTCGGACGACATTAACGCCGCGGCCCAGCGCCAGCCGGGACCGGACCAGCGGTGAGCTGAGCGGCCAACAGCAGCCGCGCGCCGAGCGCTACCGGCCGCCTCACTCAACGACCGATGACTGGACGCCGCGGCACTGGACCGCCTGCTCGGGCGCACCGAGAGGATGGTCAGGCGGCGGCACTCCATTCACTCCCGCGTCTGTGCGGCGTCTTGAAAAGATTTCCTGCGCGACGAGCAACCTTGTGAGCACCTGCACGTCTCTCCCGTCGCAAGGGCGCCACAACGGCGCCCCGAATGACGAGGTGCGGACGTGGACCCGAGCGCGACCAGCACGCAGACAGGGAGACCGTCGGTGGGCCTGACCACGCTCGATGATCTCTTCGCCGAACGCTGGACGGTGATGGTCCGCCTCGCCGTGCTCCTCGTCGACGACCAAGAGTCGGCTGAGGACGTCGTCGCCGACGCCTTCACCAGCTTGGCGGGCAACTGGCACCGCATCGATCCCGACCGAGCTGTCGGCTACCTGCACCGGTCCGTGGTCAACGGCGCTCGATCCGCCTTGCGAAGGCGCCGCACGGCCCGCGCGTGGAGCCCGCCGGCGCTGCGCCACGGGCCCTCGGCCGAGGACGTCGCGCTCCTAAACACCCAGCACCGGGAGCTCATCGAAGCTTTGTCCACTCTCCCGCCCCGCCAGCGAGAGGCCCTGGTGCTGCGCTACTGGTCTCACCTGGATGAGGCAGCCACCGCAGAGGCCATGGGGGTCTCGCGCGGAACGGTGAAGTCCACCACCAGCCGAGCCTTGGTGGCGCTGCGTCGTCGCGTCGGCGACACCCCCACCCCAACGGACCGATCGACCAAGGGAGGTACCCGATGACCGGGTTCGACGACAGCGTCACCTCAGCGCTTCGTGCGCGGGCAACGGGCGTGCTCAGCGACCCCGCTGAGCAGCTGCGCCGCCGGCCGGACCTCGCCGCTGCCCTCGCCGCTGCCCGCTCTGGCGAGGCCGAGGACCTGGACCTTTCCGCTGGCGACGACGCTCACGTGGTGCCGCTGGGGGCTGAGCCTGCCACTTCCGATGGCCAACGACGTCGAGTGTGGGTGGTGCTCGCCGCGGCTGCTGCCGTCGTGGTTCTCGTGGGCGCCGCGGTCGGGCTCGCCCGCGCCCAGCGTCCCGACGGAGGAGCCATAGCCCCTGCGATGACGGTTCAGCAGGCCTTCTCCGTGCTGGAGCGTCCAGCGATGGCTGCGGATGCCCTGCCGGACGTGGGGATCAGCATCCCGTCGCTCCCGGTACCCGGGTCGGCGCGGGTGCTCGCCGACTCTGCTGCTGCGGAATACTGGGCAGCCTTGGATGCTGCGGGCGAGGTGTGCCTCGTCGTGTTGGAGCGCACAGGGGCACCCAGCTTCACGACGATGTGCCAGCCGGTCGAGCGAGCCGCACGCGAGGGGGTGCGGGTCAGCACGGATGCGAACTCCATGATCAGCGCTGTGCTCGTGCCGGACAGCTTCGACGCCCGCGAGCTGCAGCGCGCCGGGTATCAGCGCATCGTCGCGAACCTGTGGGTGGACGGGGCGACAGCGTCAGCGGTGGCGCTTGCCGACGTCGAGAACGCCTCACAGCAGCCGTTAGCCCTGCAGGCCCGACTCGGTCGGGGCACTGAGGAGCTGCCCTCTTTCAGTGTGGACTCGGGTTCCTTCAGCGTGGTGGTGAGGTGCCTGGGCCCGGCCCGGGTGGGGCTGGTCATCAATGGGGAGGTGCTGGCGCCAGAAGACTGCAGCGACGGAATGCGGTCCGTGGGCAGGGAAAGTGACGGTGCACCGGTGCAGGTGAGGGTCACGGCCGACCCCGGCGTGTCCTGGGCTGCCGGGGTCATCGCCTGCCGCCGCGACGAGATGGGTACGTATTGCTAAGGGAGTAGCTGTCCTGCGGCGGCCGAAACCCTCGCCGGGGCCCGGGCCATCCGAGGTGATGCTGCTCTCGCGCTTCTTGGGGGCTCCGCTGCAGTTGACGTGATCAACGGCCGGGCTTCCGAGGCTGCACGACCGGCGACCGGACCTGGTAGTGACCGTCGCGCCCGACCGCGGACGAGGACCGCCGTCTGTCGCAGAAGGGATGGTCAGCGAGACGCTGACCGGTCGGGGATCGTCAGCGAGACGCCACTGCGCCGCAGCAGGGGCTGACCGAGTGAGGCTCCGCGCCGACCCTCGTCCACGCCCGCTGGCGTGCTCACCGTCGACGGGCAACGGCTCACGCCGCCGTCGGCCCGGACGCGATGGCGCGCCCGGGCCGGCCAGCTCAGGAGACCACCATGACCGGCCTACTCATCGGCTACGCCCGCTGCTCCACCGACGGCCAAGCCCTCACCGCCCAACGCAACGCCCTCACCGACCTCGGCGTCGAGGCGAGCCGCATCTACGTCGACCACGGCCTGACCGGCACCAACCGCGACCGACCTGGACTGCGAGAAGCCATGGCAGCCTGCCGCGACGGCGACACCCTCGTCGTCACCAAGCTCGACCGCCTGGCCCGGTCGCTACCTGATGCCCGGGCCATCCTGGAGGAGCTCACCACCCGACAGGTCCGCCTGAGCCTGGGCGGATCGCTGCACGACCCCACCGACCCCGTGGGCCGGCTGCTGTTCAACGTCCTGGCGATGGTCGCCGAGTTCGAAGCCGACCTGATCCGGATGCGCACCCGCGAGGGCATGAAGGTCGCCCGCGCCAAGGGCCACCTGCGGGGCAAGCCGCCGAAGCTGAGCCGAACCCAGGAGGCGCACCTGGTGGAGCTGATGGGCGAGGGCCGCCACAGCGCCACCGAGGTCGGGGAGCTGTTCTCGGTCTCCCGGGCGACGGTCTACCGCGCCCTGCGGCGCGCGTCGATGGCGTCGACTACGAACTGCGCCACGCCGTCTGCGCCGGCGCCGCGGTGAGGCCCGCGGCTGTCTCGGCAGGGGTGACCTCCCGAGACAGCCGTCGCCACGCGGTACAGTCCCACGCACCTCGACGGCGCGGGATCTCAGAGCGTCCGGTCAGCGGTCGCCGGATGAGACGCCCCAATCTGACGGGCTGTTGTGCCTCGACGACGTCTTCCGCTGCCGGGTCTCGTCGGCCTCGCGCAACGAAATCGCTGTCCAGAGCACTGTCCGCCTCAGTAGCGTCCCGATGTGAGTGATGACGCCGAGGACCTCAACCCGACGCAGACCACGGCCGCTAGCGGCAGCCCGGACCGCGACGCCGAGGGCGCCGACGATGACGGTGAGATCCTCGCGACGATGTGGACCGCACCTGCCCTGGAGGCCTACCAGGCCAAGGTGGGGCACCTCATCGACGTGCTGACCACTCACGCCCAACTGGTGAGCACCCGCGCGGGGCGCCAGCGGGAACTGCCGGCCTACTTCGCCTCTGCCGATTCGCTGCAGCGGGCGGTCAACAACTTCGCGGACGCCGAGTTCGACTGGTGCGGCTCCATCCCGGTGCGCGGCAGTGATGTTGACGACGAGGATGTCGAGGACGCTTTTGAGGACGTTGAAGGCGATGCGTCTTTGGAGGGGCTGGGGGTGCTGACGGTGCTAGGCCGTTACGACTACGTCATCACCGACGCGGCCGCCCTGGTCGAGGAGGGCCGCCGTGGGTACCTGCGGCACTGGACACAGGAGACGCCCGAGGACGCCCAGCAGCGTGTGCAGGAACCTTCAGACGCCGTCAGGGAGCTGCTGCACGGAGCACCGCTTGCTGAGCTGGAGGGTGTGCCGGGTCTGCAGCTGACGACATGGGTTCCTCAGCTGATCCAGCACGGGGGAAGCGACGACGACGAGGTCGCCGAGAACCCGTTCGGTATCGCGGGACAGAGCTGACCGGGCAACGATCGCTACCCGAACAGCGAGACACTCACTGCGACCCACGTCCGACGGTGACGTCGAGCCAGGTCCACCCCTCGTCGCGGAGTCGGCTGTAAGAACGAGCCGTGAGGTGGAACTACCGGGTATCCCCCACGAGAGGAAGCCCGGTGAACGACGACCCCGCCGACCGGCTGACCCGCCTGTTCCGCGACCACTCCGCCCGCGTCCTGACCTTCCTGGGCCACCGCGGCGCCGGTGACGCCGCCCCAGACCTGCTCAGCGAGGTCTTCACCACCACCTGGCGCCGCATCGACGACGTCCCCGACCCAGCGCTGCCCTGGCTGCTGGGCGTGGCGCGCAACACCCTGGCCCACCACTGGCGCGCCCAGGGCCAGCAGGCAGCGCTCGCTCTGCAGGCAGCCCACGCCGCCAACCGCGAGCACCCCAGCCACCGCGGGGGACCCGCCACCCTGGACATCGCCGACGTCGTCGCCGAACGCTCGGCGGTCATCACCGCCCTGGCCGCCCTCGCCGACGAGGACCGTGAGGTGCTCCTGCTCATCGGCTGGGACGGCCTGACCGCCGGTGAGGCCGCCGCCGTCCTGGGCTGTGCCCCCGGTGCCTTC is part of the Quadrisphaera sp. RL12-1S genome and harbors:
- a CDS encoding methyl-accepting chemotaxis protein; the protein is MTQVLNALLRPAETFMSSMTFTRKVLVLAVCLLVPLGVALNAQLSSQGSNIAVAVAEREGLAVIRPALLLLADASAARLADASAQDAATEAVQQDLNDLTTARAALSAIKRSDDALAGLSAAVSAAAREGAPARAAAWESVQQAALAYIEAESSRSQLILDPALDSYFVMDALTARLPAVLVGASAGAVQVADLTSVSATAERAAAAVTAADTAQAAAALRLDIDTAEQATPSVRGAVETPVAAVVSAATSQAGAVTATATDDTAAAAAPATAATVQTQSASSAAGTVAAGRAAVEPLSASLEGMLAQRQASLGRDRAVALGITVAALALALWVGLAFLVGTRRRLGCINDVLSGVAVTDFTLSADVGGRDELTAMACKLNAASRAVAEVFAQIAALSDRARTSTTQLGGLADGLRTRMASDAVRAEGQAADASDAAQQVSVATAGSGEMVSAILEITRSASHASTATDQARGRVEETGQAVQALARSSQQVAVVVGLIASVADQTNLLALNATIEAARAGEFGKGFAVVAQEVKELARVTAGATGDIEKLVAESEARAAHAQSLMGDLVRQISQAHQAQAVIAAAVEEQSATTSQMSSVLTSGAQAVSRLGSAAVAADAAARRASQDTDDLAAAAGDLRGAVEQLDEVARRVRT
- a CDS encoding cupin domain-containing protein, which codes for MQLITPAPTQRPTETFTGEVLMTPLATGVQPSRLGVAHVRLAPGARTFWHVHPRGQVLHVPDGTALVGTRDGSVVRARAGDTVVRAPGEEHWHGASADAFAAHLAI
- a CDS encoding recombinase family protein, which codes for MTGLLIGYARCSTDGQALTAQRNALTDLGVEASRIYVDHGLTGTNRDRPGLREAMAACRDGDTLVVTKLDRLARSLPDARAILEELTTRQVRLSLGGSLHDPTDPVGRLLFNVLAMVAEFEADLIRMRTREGMKVARAKGHLRGKPPKLSRTQEAHLVELMGEGRHSATEVGELFSVSRATVYRALRRASMASTTNCATPSAPAPR
- a CDS encoding GGDEF domain-containing protein, giving the protein MNTTLRARHPQRAARTAAAVLAAGAAVLVLYSFIDPATPTAQQRSISWVVAAAAAGVSAWCWFGEAARLDRVGVLAAVPALGTVLICAQAWHTGDVSASVQVFLALPVIAAATQLRAGGAAVAVSTAILGDLAVTTHFMPLPAALTDVVFVGTTLAVVAVVLVRLLDAQEADRAELARLAAVDTLTGLVTRRVLDDALAASLRSAASAQGTALVLVDVDNFKAINDGHGHPVGDDALRHLARVLASSVRHDDAVVSRMGGDELAVLLTGCSAEVAALRAGELVQAVRAAPLQLVDGTQLAVTISVGVAQVPRHAVGMRELYAAADAALYEAKRAGRDQYASA
- a CDS encoding HD domain-containing phosphohydrolase translates to SPVVSPVVSPGPTQNYTDPDVVPRRARPGLALAVRTAVVVGPLALALVVGAVAALVVPPARVGLPVWLWLVSVVVVTSVVLFACSRLLRRLAPLSALLRLSLVLPDDVPHRFALARRRWSPEALEGSERGGEGSGQRVLALVATLAAHDGRTRAHAERVQAYAALIGQEMGLSAADVDRLSWAALLHDVGKVHVPVEVINKAGRPSEAEWAQLQTHPHHGGELVEPLRGWLGDWLDGVEQHHERFDGTGYPRALAGEDIHLAARIIAVADTYDVITSARAYKKPMSAEQARAEITRCAGAQFDPVVVRALLGVGIAKLRRVAGPATLLAALPVVVAAPAQAAPSVGAALQVAGGHAATAVLAAGVGVTGGVATADVIAAPPGAAVLVVQQSTVPLTANGAAAAPGSRARSASGAIAGATSVPTQPEASGAPSTPTSGPNALPSAVEATAAVPTASTTAAPLPTASPLEGAPVATDPQHPAGPSSPAGNRPTLPVTPPSTAAPRTSPAPVLAPSAPRPADPRASKVPAATSAPARKAAEEAKAAAEKAAKGKADQAKAAADPADAAGTAAEQAARKAAKDAADAASRAAKQADDSASRLTGGLTGGLVSGRTDPPPKSSSGSSGSSGGSSSGASRAPERSQTAVTGLPGAGGPVGGLVTGRR
- a CDS encoding sigma-70 family RNA polymerase sigma factor, with the protein product MGLTTLDDLFAERWTVMVRLAVLLVDDQESAEDVVADAFTSLAGNWHRIDPDRAVGYLHRSVVNGARSALRRRRTARAWSPPALRHGPSAEDVALLNTQHRELIEALSTLPPRQREALVLRYWSHLDEAATAEAMGVSRGTVKSTTSRALVALRRRVGDTPTPTDRSTKGGTR
- a CDS encoding RNA polymerase sigma factor: MNDDPADRLTRLFRDHSARVLTFLGHRGAGDAAPDLLSEVFTTTWRRIDDVPDPALPWLLGVARNTLAHHWRAQGQQAALALQAAHAANREHPSHRGGPATLDIADVVAERSAVITALAALADEDREVLLLIGWDGLTAGEAAAVLGCAPGAFAVRLHRARRRLQRVLDPPPWSDPAVTTALPASARPGPTTRTATSAAHRQVSDLTTHIPVPASVLKES